The Phyllopteryx taeniolatus isolate TA_2022b chromosome 9, UOR_Ptae_1.2, whole genome shotgun sequence genome contains a region encoding:
- the apof gene encoding uncharacterized protein apof — MMSSKLKWLIVVQLLLNEQALCTVHPSSCSPANGILGAGETAKPYPQTQPQFGLPIAEKPDPESTLTHAEKSLNSAKRIVSVLKAKLQGKIPDVHNERNISCGELLSASALDDPLSSRFPQELLGLALVPVLVVASCPREAHTLVVKLYGLLGMADTNELLLEVEGLIQRRTKLPSEPTKLTWESDEAGRHLEAVIFNIQQLATVGKSLGRAKKRQNCDGWTRVNGTMLLGEVVQDANSGLEEAMDTCERMGVTCAGVTSGGLPGRYQVVFKKGSHILPSQATDSWIYQCSAELSGTDVSARRLRRDLQRRCINQKEERVYKVVEWIPAVSTLYNLGTAVYYASVNCSETAKERAVLTAVDLGTDALMAATGGAAGVAGYAIGAGLKTGVKAGVKYLLGSLKHEDVLVNQSSWEEGVFTVQ, encoded by the coding sequence ATGATGTCCTCCAAGTTGAAGTGGCTGATCGTGGTACAGCTCCTGCTAAATGAACAAGCTCTGTGCACGGTGCACCCTTCTAGTTGTTCACCAGCGAATGGAATCCTTGGAGCAGGAGAGACAGCCAAACCATATCCTCAAACGCAGCCACAGTTTGGTCTCCCAATTGCAGAAAAGCCTGATCCCGAATCAACGCTTACACATGCAGAGAAGAGCCTAAATTCAGCCAAACGCATAGTATCCGTCCTCAAGGCAAAGCTACAAGGGAAGATTCCAGATGTCCATAATGAGAGGAATATTAGCTGTGGGGAACTACTTTCAGCCAGTGCTCTGGATGACCCTTTATCCTCCAGGTTCCCTCAGGAGCTTCTAGGTCTGGCTTTGGTGCCAGTGCTGGTGGTGGCAAGCTGCCCACGGGAGGCGCACACCCTGGTGGTCAAGCTGTATGGTCTCCTGGGGATGGCTGATACCAACGAACTCCTTCTGGAAGTGGAAGGGCTGATCCAGAGGAGGACGAAGTTGCCATCTGAACCTACAAAACTCACTTGGGAGAGCGATGAAGCAGGGCGCCACCTAGAAGCTGTCATTTTCAACATTCAGCAGCTGGCCACGGTGGGAAAGAGTTTGGGACGAGCTAAGAAGAGGCAAAACTGCGACGGTTGGACCCGGGTTAATGGAACCATGCTGCTTGGAGAAGTTGTCCAGGATGCCAACAGTGGGCTGGAGGAGGCTATGGACACCTGTGAGAGGATGGGGGTCACGTGTGCTGGGGTCACAAGCGGTGGACTTCCTGGACGCTATCAGGTGGTGTTCAAGAAAGGCAGTCACATCCTACCCTCTCAAGCTACTGACAGTTGGATCTACCAGTGTAGTGCAGAGCTCTCAGGCACCGATGTCTCCGCTCGACGGCTGCGACGCGATCTCCAGAGGAGATGCATTAACCAAAAGGAGGAGCGTGTATACAAAGTGGTGGAGTGGATCCCCGCAGTCAGCACCCTCTACAACTTGGGCACAGCGGTGTATTACGCATCGGTCAACTGCTCCGaaacagcaaaagaaagagCCGTACTCACTGCCGTGGACCTCGGCACAGATGCCCTCATGGCCGCCACAGGTGGCGCCGCTGGCGTGGCCGGTTATGCTATCGGGGCCGGTCTCAAAACAGGCGTCAAGGCTGGGGTCAAGTACCTACTTGGCTCCTTGAAGCATGAAGATGTGTTGGTCAACCAGTCCAGCTGGGAAGAGGGTGTCTTCACTGTACAGTGA
- the c1galt1lb gene encoding glycoprotein-N-acetylgalactosamine 3-beta-galactosyltransferase 1-B: MKFPSFKLSFCLGFLVGFFMFYLFLRQVGFDKTLSVQPVSRLVESHDQQHEEEEKRWKKERSALFNLKHPHHSGEDGRMADELYKKVRVLCWVMTGPSNLKTKARYVKDTWSRHCNIVVFVSSVNDPDFPTVGLDTKEGRDQLYWKTIRAFHYVYEHYGNEADWFLKADDDTYLIVDNLRWALANHTPEEPIYYGRRFKPYTKQGYMSGGAGYVLSKEALRRFVQGFQNKVCTHTSSVEDLAMGQCLEKVGVLAGDSRDTLQRETFHPFIPEQHLTAEFPKSFWYWSYCYYPISQGPSCCSDLSVSFHYVHDSNMYLLEYYAYHLRAFGYRYRYQPPTPLGYAYEQLSSKDAAAAVAVDVAVAQKKSKDVSQENEQKGVITEKRPDDSLPPAAIQQ; the protein is encoded by the exons ATGAAGTTCCCGTCGTTCAAACTCTCCTTCTGTTTGGGATTCCTGGTGGGATTCTTCATGTTCTACCTGTTTTTACGGCAAGTGGGCTTCGACAAGACTTTATCCGTGCAACCAGTCAGCAGACTGGTTGAAAGCCACGATCAGCagcatgaagaagaagaaaagaggtGGAAGAAGGAGAGGTCTGCCCTCTTCAATCTCAAACACCCGCATCATTCAG GTGAGGATGGCAGAATGGCAGATGAATTGTACAAAAAAGTACGTGTTCTTTGCTGGGTGATGACTGGACCGAGCAACCTGAAGACGAAGGCTCGCTATGTGAAGGACACATGGAGTCGGCATTGCAACATTGTGGTCTTTGTGAGCTCTGTAAACGATCCGGACTTTCCAACTGTGGGTTTGGATACAAAAGAGGGCCGTGACCAGCTTTACTGGAAAACCATCCGAGCCTTCCATTATGTCTATGAGCATTACGGCAATGAAGCCGATTGGTTCCTCAAGGCAGATGATGACACTTATCTAATAGTGGACAATCTGCGTTGGGCACTTGCAAACCACACCCCGGAAGAGCCCATTTATTACGGTCGAAGATTCAAGCCGTACACCAAGCAGGGCTACATGAGCGGCGGTGCGGGCTACGTGCTGAGCAAAGAGGCTCTGCGACGATTTGTACaaggatttcaaaacaaagtgtgCACTCACACCAGCTCAGTGGAGGACCTCGCAATGGGCCAGTGCCTGGAGAAGGTTGGGGTGCTGGCAGGAGACTCCAGAGACACTTTGCAGAGAGAGACATTTCATCCCTTCATCCCTGAGCAGCACCTCACTGCTGAGTTTCCAAAGAGCTTCTGGTATTGGAGCTACTGCTACTACCCCATTTCACAG GGTCCAAGCTGCTGCTCGGACCTGTCTGTGTCCTTCCACTATGTGCATGACAGCAACATGTATTTATTGGAGTACTACGCCTATCACCTGCGTGCCTTTGGCTACAGATACCGTTACCAGCCTCCCACCCCGCTCGGCTACGCCTATGAGCAGTTAAGCTCCaaggatgctgctgctgctgttgctgttgaTGTTGCTGTTGCtcaaaaaaagagcaaagaTGTTTCtcaggaaaatgaacaaaaaggtGTAATTACTGAAAAGAGACCAGATGATTCCCTGCCTCCAGCTGCCATACAACAGTAG